Below is a genomic region from Fulvia fulva chromosome 5, complete sequence.
GCCTATCACTACTGCAGACTTGAGGGCATCAAGTGCTCGCAAAGAGACCTTGTTAAGACCTCCAAACCGCTCTTCGCACCCACAAGGCATCAGGTGCGCAATGCTCTGGACACTGCAGGCTCAAGACAGCCATATTACCCGAGAGATTGGAGAATATCATATTCAGCAGGGGTCAGAAGAACGCAGTAGATACACATTGTGACTATAGACGCAGCAGAACGAAGAACAAGGTGGTGTGGATGTGAATAGAGAGATAGAACAACACCTTCAGAAATGAACATAATCTCACCAGTTGTTTTGGGCGGTTTGGTCAGTGTGGAGCGTGCGAAGGTGCCGCCGGACTGCTTTTCGGGCCTTTGTAAGGGGCTCCACCAGTTACTGAGGTACACCCCGATCTGGAAGTAGCTCGTCTTTGCGGCGTTCTGGGTACGTCTGCTTCAGGTAATTGGCGATGCAGGCTTTGCCGTCGAAGTGTAGGTTCCAGAGAGTTTCGTCGTTACTCCAGCACTTGCTGTCGCTTAAAGTGGACAGGGCGAATCTATGCAAAGTTGACGTTTGCGTGGAGACTGCCTGGGCGACGTTCTTGCCTTGCTGGACTTCGCGCTCGAAAGCGATTTCGTTGACTTATTTTCCTCTTGTTTTCGCTTCAGCTATCACGTCTGGATTGCTGACAAACTGCCTGTGTCGATCCAGACGGGGTCAGTCTTGTCCAAGTCGCGGGATGACATTCTACCAGGCTGCACTTCTTACCAGAAATCCGTCGTACCAAAGATAACATCAGCCCCCACATAAGCTCTTTCAAGAGACGTCACATCGTCGTAATCGCCAGCTACAAGCTCGATGCCCGCTTCGCGTAGGGATGCGTTGGAGGCTTTGTCTGGATTGCGAGTGATGCCTCGCACACGCCAGTCGGGGCTCTAGGCGAACAAGCGGGCCACTGAGCCTCCCTGGATGCCAGTGACGCCTGTAACAACAATCAGCTTCGGAGACATTGATAAGAGTCCGCCGATGTGTACCGGATCATAAGAACGTCTCCTACTAATGAGTATGTATACTTGCTGTGTGCCTGCTGCGAAGCCCTGATACCGGGACTAGTGTCAAGGCCATGCCTTGATTTCAAACCAGCGTCAAGCTTGGCCCGAGCGCGATTTTTCATGTCAGCATTCACTATGTCCGCGATGTGTACCTCGGTCGTGGCAATGATCTGTTGTAAATGGAACGTGTTGGTGGATGTGTTCCTTTGGCCAGCAAATGCACTGTCATAACACCGGAGCCAGACCTTGGTCTAGCAGGAGGTCATGGCTCAGGCACGCCGCCTAAGAACTGCAGAATCCTTATTCAGAAGATTGAAGTCATGTGCCTGGACACAAGCTTCTCTACTCAACAACACTTCCGGAGCAGTGCGCTCCCGCATAGCCTCCTGGTACTCGAAGAGCGCCTGGGCTAACTGGTCTCGGTCAGGATATGCGTTCTTGAGCTTGTCGAGGAGAATGTGTGCATCAAAGATGCCATGGTTGGCAGCTTGGCCTCGATACCTTGAGTATAGATCTTTAGGCATTGACGGCTAATCGTGAGTCGCTGCGGAGACTTACATTGTCATGGCGTGTGCGGCATCACCAATCAGAGTGACACGGTCGTTCATCCAAGGCTGAGGTAGCCAGTCTGCTAGCTTGATTGGCACCACCTCAGTGCCCTCCGGGATCGATTCTATAGCCGTTCTCAAGGTCTTGTGGAAGCCTTCAGCCTTCGTTCTCATCTGATGCAGGCGTTCGGCATTGGTATTATGAATCTCATCGGAGTCGTCAAGCACCTTCCAGGATAGGTTGATTTGCACACGATAATGCTCCTGTCCGGTGCCCAGAGTTCCGTTCGTGTCCGGCACGTCAAGCATTGATACCCACAAGTATATGCCAGTGTCCGGGTGGCTGCCCTGAAAGAGCAGTGGATCTAGTTCTCTCAAGGGTGCTACCTGATCGTGGGTCATTTCCATAGCGACGCCGACAAAGCGAATCGGCAGCTATTGAAGAAGAAATCGTCAGTCATATCTGGACTTTGAGCGACCGTTCGGCAGGCTTTTGGAACAGCTTGCACTTGACGTGGAATCGAAAGGACGTCTACACTGAGTCTGGCGCTCTCCATGTTTGCATACATACCTCGTAGTTCCTGTACGTATCCGGGCATAAAAACTGGCGAGTCCTCGAATTCGACCCTTCTGCGCCGACGACAATCGACCCAGCCGCTCTGTAGCCGTCTTGGAACTCTGCAGTGATCCAG
It encodes:
- a CDS encoding NmrA-like family domain-containing protein 1, with the protein product MSPKLIVVTGVTGIQGGSVARFPDWRVRGITRNPDKASNASLREAGIELVAGDYDDVTSLERAYVGADVIFVNEIAFEREVQQGKNVAQAVSTQTSTLHRFALSTLSDSKCWSNDETLWNLHFDGKACIANYLKQTYPERRKDELLPDRGVPQ
- a CDS encoding FAD-dependent monooxygenase dbaB, which codes for MPQLPVIIIGAGIAGLTLANGLKKVGIPFEIYERDDDIDSRGQGWAITVHWALPYLEEMLSPEAFKAFEETQVDPAMMQKDTGTFLFLNLETLDPKFRIPPNKRRRVNRNKMRKALLEDVKEHVHWSKRLVNLDTKDVWITAEFQDGYRAAGSIVVGAEGSNSRTRQFLCPDTYRNYELPIRFVGVAMEMTHDQVAPLRELDPLLFQGSHPDTGIYLWVSMLDVPDTNGTLGTGQEHYRVQINLSWKVLDDSDEIHNTNAERLHQMRTKAEGFHKTLRTAIESIPEGTEVVPIKLADWLPQPWMNDRVTLIGDAAHAMTMYRGQAANHGIFDAHILLDKLKNAYPDRDQLAQALFEYQEAMRERTAPEVLLSREACVQAHDFNLLNKDSAVLRRRA